A region of Streptomyces sp. NBC_01750 DNA encodes the following proteins:
- a CDS encoding SAV2148 family HEPN domain-containing protein, whose translation MSSGGLELPPGDAGHEGDSADAPPGAVSLARPMEIGAELDWGADAWSEVRTRAQRAGRAYIWLNLVEQRLRAVVAAVLRPIYEPVHGDDWVVAAAGPAGQEWVQRAVAVREVSRRKGYLLDPADDNVLSFLTLPQLRELMVQHWPCFEPYFDDRRDVELALDELEVARNVVSRNRALNEAVLAQAERASARLLEILGSGAGVPSADRLPVDAVEELVGDRYADVVSVHPDRVRLQRQLPAEDLFGGARRLDAIGIGLNLLVQNFSGRRLVRLAESGCRVRLLFLNPASSAVKRRERELGLKKGELSRTVEMNILHMRRVRSRLRDPGAFEIQVFDETPRFTAYLVDGDGPDGLAVIQSYLRRARGMEAPVLVLRGGGRAVLRAGHDGENGLFQTYREEFESVWADSRPVS comes from the coding sequence GTGAGCTCGGGAGGGCTGGAGCTACCCCCAGGTGACGCTGGTCATGAGGGGGACTCCGCCGACGCGCCGCCCGGAGCGGTTTCCCTCGCACGGCCGATGGAGATCGGGGCGGAACTGGACTGGGGCGCGGACGCCTGGAGCGAGGTGCGTACGCGCGCCCAGCGCGCCGGGCGGGCCTACATTTGGCTGAACCTGGTGGAGCAGCGCCTGCGGGCCGTGGTGGCGGCGGTGCTGCGCCCCATCTATGAACCGGTACACGGCGACGACTGGGTGGTGGCCGCGGCGGGGCCCGCGGGGCAGGAGTGGGTGCAGCGCGCGGTCGCCGTACGCGAGGTCTCGCGCCGCAAGGGCTATCTGCTGGATCCGGCGGACGACAATGTCCTGTCCTTCCTGACCCTCCCGCAGCTGCGCGAGCTGATGGTCCAGCACTGGCCGTGCTTCGAGCCGTACTTCGACGACCGGCGCGATGTCGAGCTGGCGCTGGACGAACTGGAGGTCGCGCGGAATGTCGTCTCCCGCAACCGCGCGCTGAACGAGGCGGTGCTCGCCCAGGCCGAGCGTGCCTCCGCCCGGCTCCTGGAGATACTCGGCAGCGGCGCGGGCGTGCCCTCGGCCGACCGTCTCCCGGTCGACGCGGTCGAGGAACTCGTCGGCGACCGTTACGCGGATGTGGTCTCCGTCCACCCGGACCGGGTCCGGCTGCAGCGCCAGCTCCCCGCCGAAGACCTCTTCGGCGGTGCGCGCCGCCTCGACGCGATCGGCATAGGCCTGAACCTCCTGGTCCAGAACTTCTCCGGCCGCCGGCTGGTCCGCCTCGCCGAATCCGGCTGCCGGGTCCGGCTCCTCTTCCTGAACCCGGCGAGCAGTGCGGTCAAGCGCCGCGAACGCGAACTGGGTCTGAAGAAAGGTGAGTTGAGTCGCACGGTGGAGATGAACATTCTCCATATGCGCCGAGTACGCTCGCGCCTCCGCGACCCGGGAGCTTTCGAGATCCAGGTCTTCGACGAGACGCCGCGCTTCACCGCCTACCTGGTCGACGGCGATGGCCCGGACGGCCTGGCCGTCATCCAGTCCTATCTGCGCCGGGCACGGGGGATGGAGGCGCCGGTGCTGGTGCTGCGGGGCGGCGGGCGCGCGGTGCTCCGCGCCGGACATGACGGCGAGAACGGCCTTTTCCAGACATACCGCGAGGAGTTCGAGTCCGTATGGGCGGATTCGCGTCCCGTCTCCTGA
- the glgX gene encoding glycogen debranching protein GlgX, which translates to MQVWPGQAYPFGATYDGAGTNFAVYSEAARRIELCLLHDDGSETDVELRETDAFVRHAYLPGVMPGQRYGFRVHGPYAPDRGQRCNSAKLLLDPYARAISGSIDWGETVYGYHFGKPDSRNDLDSAPHTMSSVVVNPYFDWGDDRPPRIDYHRTVIYEAHVKGLTMLHPELPKELRGTYAGLAHPAVISHLTELGVTTLELMPVHQFVNDHRLVDAGLNNYWGYNTIGFFAPHNSYASWGDRGEQVLEFKQAVRALHKAGIEVILDVVYNHTAEGNHLGPTLSFRGLDNASYYRLSDDPRYYTDTTGTGNSLLMRSPHVLQLIMDSLRYWVTEMHVDGFRFDLAATLARQFHEVDRLSSFFDLVQQDPVVSQVKLIAEPWDVGEGGYQVGNFPPLWTEWNGKYRDTVRDLWRGEPRTLAEFASRLTGSSDLYQDDGRRPLASINFTTCHDGFTLHDLVSYNDKQNEANGEGNRDGENHNRSWNCGAEGETTDPEVLDLRDRQMRNFIATLMLSQGVPMLSHGDEFARTQSGNNNAYCQDNEVSWVRWPEPGEDADGTLLAFTRAMVWLRRDHPVFRRRRFFHGRPVEGTHDELSDIAWFTPEGEEMVQRDWQSASAKALSVFLNGHAISEPGPRGERIADDSFLLMFNASADELEFAVPVNHGRQWQVVVDTARKEGVPPGGGPKVAAGDRVRLLGRSLTVLRRPA; encoded by the coding sequence ATGCAGGTCTGGCCGGGACAGGCGTATCCATTCGGTGCCACGTACGACGGCGCCGGCACCAACTTCGCGGTGTACTCCGAAGCCGCCCGACGAATCGAGCTGTGCCTGCTGCATGACGACGGTTCGGAGACCGACGTCGAGCTGCGGGAGACCGATGCCTTCGTGCGGCACGCGTATCTGCCGGGCGTGATGCCGGGTCAGCGGTACGGATTCCGCGTCCACGGTCCGTACGCCCCGGACCGCGGGCAGCGCTGCAACTCCGCCAAGCTGCTCCTCGATCCGTACGCCCGTGCGATCAGCGGCAGCATCGACTGGGGCGAGACGGTGTACGGCTACCACTTCGGCAAGCCGGACTCGCGCAACGACCTGGACTCGGCGCCGCACACAATGAGCTCGGTCGTGGTCAACCCGTACTTCGACTGGGGTGACGACCGGCCGCCGCGCATCGACTACCACCGCACGGTGATCTACGAGGCCCATGTGAAGGGCCTCACGATGCTGCATCCGGAGCTGCCGAAGGAGCTGCGCGGTACGTACGCGGGCCTCGCGCATCCCGCCGTCATCTCGCATCTGACCGAACTGGGCGTCACAACGCTCGAGTTGATGCCGGTGCATCAGTTCGTCAACGACCACCGGCTGGTGGACGCGGGGCTGAACAACTACTGGGGCTACAACACCATCGGGTTCTTCGCGCCGCACAATTCCTACGCGTCCTGGGGCGACCGGGGCGAGCAGGTGCTGGAGTTCAAGCAGGCCGTACGGGCGCTGCACAAGGCGGGCATCGAGGTCATCCTCGATGTGGTCTACAACCACACGGCGGAGGGCAACCATCTGGGGCCGACGCTCTCCTTCCGGGGCCTCGACAACGCCTCGTACTACCGGCTGTCCGACGACCCGCGCTACTACACGGACACGACAGGCACCGGAAACTCACTGCTGATGCGCAGCCCCCATGTACTGCAGCTGATCATGGACTCGCTGCGGTACTGGGTGACCGAGATGCATGTCGACGGTTTCCGCTTCGACCTGGCGGCCACGCTGGCCAGGCAGTTCCACGAGGTGGACCGGCTGTCGTCGTTCTTCGACCTGGTACAGCAGGACCCGGTGGTCAGCCAGGTGAAGCTGATCGCCGAGCCGTGGGACGTGGGCGAGGGCGGCTATCAGGTGGGGAACTTCCCGCCGCTGTGGACCGAGTGGAACGGCAAGTACAGGGACACCGTGCGGGACCTGTGGCGGGGCGAGCCTCGCACGCTGGCGGAGTTCGCGTCCCGGCTGACCGGCTCGTCCGACCTGTACCAGGACGACGGGCGGCGGCCGCTCGCCTCCATCAACTTCACCACCTGCCACGACGGCTTCACGCTGCACGACCTGGTCTCGTACAACGACAAGCAGAACGAGGCGAACGGCGAGGGCAACCGCGACGGCGAGAACCACAACCGGTCCTGGAACTGCGGCGCGGAGGGCGAGACGACCGACCCCGAGGTGCTCGATCTGCGGGACCGGCAGATGCGCAACTTCATCGCCACGCTGATGCTCTCGCAGGGTGTGCCGATGCTCAGCCACGGCGACGAGTTCGCGCGCACGCAGAGCGGCAACAACAACGCGTACTGCCAGGACAACGAGGTCTCCTGGGTGCGCTGGCCGGAGCCGGGCGAGGACGCGGACGGCACACTGCTGGCGTTCACCCGGGCGATGGTGTGGCTGCGCCGCGACCATCCGGTCTTCCGGCGGCGGCGCTTCTTCCACGGCCGGCCGGTGGAGGGGACGCACGACGAGCTCTCCGACATCGCCTGGTTCACTCCGGAGGGCGAGGAGATGGTCCAGCGGGACTGGCAGTCGGCGTCCGCGAAGGCGCTGTCGGTGTTCCTCAACGGCCACGCGATCTCGGAGCCGGGGCCGCGGGGCGAGCGGATCGCCGACGACTCCTTCCTGCTGATGTTCAACGCGAGCGCGGACGAACTGGAATTCGCGGTGCCGGTGAACCACGGCCGGCAGTGGCAGGTGGTCGTGGACACCGCACGCAAGGAGGGGGTCCCGCCGGGCGGGGGCCCGAAGGTGGCCGCCGGTGACCGGGTGCGTCTCCTGGGGCGGAGCCTGACGGTGCTGCGGCGGCCTGCGTAA